From the Cupriavidus necator N-1 genome, one window contains:
- a CDS encoding aromatic ring-hydroxylating dioxygenase subunit alpha, giving the protein MESNKQARTEARLNTGLRNYWYPVAASWAVSHAPIGITRLSQNIVLWRDGEGQVHALEDRCPHRGARLSMGWNLGDRVACWYHGVEVGGDGQVKSVPAVESCPLEGRTCVRSYPVQEKAGAIFLWFGDQAPQGEGSPDELRLPEELVSEEHSNFLCVAHWDCNYRYAIDNVMDPMHGAYLHAVSHSMASGEKSAVMQVRETEHGLVFEKTGQRGVNFDWVEFGETGTLWLRLAIPYRASVGPGGPFGIVGMATPVDEDHCMVFFWRTRHVQAWERDVWRFLYRNRLEQLHWDVLEQDRVVLEMMAPNARDHEMLYQHDAGITRVRRLLKRRAEQEVADEPVAMLQPAGAASHA; this is encoded by the coding sequence ATGGAATCGAACAAGCAAGCCCGCACCGAAGCCCGCCTGAACACCGGCCTGCGCAACTACTGGTACCCGGTCGCCGCCTCGTGGGCGGTGTCCCATGCCCCGATCGGCATCACCCGCCTGAGCCAGAACATCGTGCTGTGGCGCGACGGCGAAGGCCAGGTCCACGCCCTGGAAGACCGCTGCCCGCACCGAGGCGCGCGCCTGTCGATGGGCTGGAACCTGGGCGACCGCGTTGCCTGCTGGTACCACGGCGTCGAGGTCGGCGGCGACGGCCAGGTCAAGAGCGTGCCGGCGGTGGAAAGCTGCCCGCTGGAAGGCCGCACCTGCGTGCGCAGCTACCCGGTGCAGGAAAAGGCCGGCGCCATCTTCCTGTGGTTCGGCGACCAGGCCCCGCAAGGCGAGGGCAGCCCCGACGAACTGCGCCTGCCGGAAGAACTGGTCAGCGAAGAACACAGCAACTTCCTGTGCGTGGCGCACTGGGACTGCAACTACCGCTACGCCATCGACAACGTGATGGACCCGATGCACGGTGCCTACCTGCATGCGGTGTCGCACTCGATGGCCAGCGGCGAGAAGTCCGCCGTGATGCAGGTGCGCGAGACCGAGCATGGCCTGGTGTTCGAGAAGACCGGCCAGCGCGGCGTCAATTTCGACTGGGTGGAATTTGGCGAGACCGGCACGCTGTGGCTGCGCCTGGCGATTCCGTACCGCGCCAGTGTCGGCCCGGGCGGCCCGTTCGGCATCGTCGGCATGGCCACGCCGGTGGATGAAGACCACTGCATGGTGTTCTTCTGGCGTACCCGCCACGTGCAGGCCTGGGAGCGCGACGTGTGGCGCTTCCTGTATCGCAACCGCCTGGAGCAGCTGCACTGGGACGTGCTGGAGCAGGACCGCGTGGTGCTGGAAATGATGGCCCCGAACGCGCGCGACCACGAGATGCTGTACCAGCACGACGCCGGCATCACCCGCGTGCGCCGCCTGCTCAAGCGCCGCGCCGAGCAGGAAGTGGCCGACGAGCCCGTCGCCATGCTGCAACCCGCCGGAGCCGCCAGCCATGCCTGA
- a CDS encoding cupin domain-containing protein, producing MSDLSQPQNIKRSWDQPEDASFDQWMESRVARFSTRKYDWDALKFQADYDPKYRRAQMRYLGTGGTGVAADTNTVPSEHFTFSTMIIPAGHEGPSHIHTDVEEVFFILRGKVKLILEKDGERFETILTDRDLVSVPPGVYREEINIGEEDALMCVMLGAKKPITPTYPPEHPLTKIKR from the coding sequence ATGAGCGATCTTTCTCAACCACAAAACATCAAGCGTTCCTGGGACCAGCCGGAGGACGCCTCGTTCGACCAGTGGATGGAAAGCCGCGTGGCGCGCTTCTCCACGCGCAAGTACGACTGGGACGCGCTGAAGTTCCAGGCCGACTACGACCCCAAGTACCGCCGCGCGCAGATGCGCTACCTGGGCACCGGCGGCACCGGCGTGGCCGCCGACACCAACACCGTGCCGAGCGAGCATTTCACCTTCTCCACGATGATCATCCCGGCCGGCCATGAAGGCCCGTCGCATATCCACACCGATGTGGAAGAGGTGTTCTTCATCCTGCGCGGCAAGGTCAAGCTGATCCTGGAAAAGGACGGCGAGCGCTTCGAGACCATCCTGACCGACCGTGACCTGGTCTCGGTGCCCCCTGGCGTCTACCGCGAGGAAATCAACATCGGCGAGGAAGACGCGCTGATGTGCGTGATGCTGGGTGCCAAGAAGCCGATCACGCCGACCTACCCGCCCGAGCATCCGCTGACGAAGATCAAGCGCTAA
- a CDS encoding fatty acid--CoA ligase, whose product MDFSYLTTLPHAVRHFARLRPEAVAYAFEGRQTTYAEFERNTNRVAQALLAEGAGVGERIGYIGKNSDHYFELLLGASKIGAVMTPASWRLAPPEVEFILGHCDAVVLFVGAESAAMVRNLLPALPMVRKVVVMEPCAEQGDWQCYTGWRDAQPDTPPAHQPAAHDVLLQLYTSGTTGRPKGAMLTHRNLTIGTEVSERENVRWSHWVADDVSLVAMPVAHIGGSGWGLRNLLSGAKGVVAREFDPRAVLDFIEKERISKLFLVPAAMQIVLRDPRARQVDYSRLKYLLYGAAPIPAALLREGIEVFGCGFVQQYGMTETTGTIVALPPEDHTTEEVPRMRAAGKPLPGVEIKVVDYEGRQLAPGEVGELVVRSQHNMAGYWKQPEETARTIDAEGWLRTGDAGYMDADGYLYIHDRVKDMIISGGENVYPAEVESAIYGHPQVADVAVIGVPDEKWGEAVKAIVVLKPGQAPDQAGIIAWTRQRLAGFKVPKSIEFVEALPRNPSGKLLRRKLREPFWEGMNRRVN is encoded by the coding sequence ATGGACTTCAGCTATCTGACGACATTGCCCCACGCGGTACGCCACTTCGCGCGCCTGCGGCCCGAGGCGGTGGCGTATGCGTTCGAAGGCCGGCAGACCACCTATGCCGAGTTCGAGCGGAACACCAATCGCGTGGCACAGGCCCTGCTGGCTGAAGGCGCCGGGGTCGGCGAGCGCATCGGCTATATCGGCAAGAACAGCGACCACTATTTCGAGCTGCTGCTTGGCGCGTCCAAGATCGGCGCGGTGATGACGCCGGCCAGCTGGCGCCTGGCGCCGCCCGAGGTGGAGTTCATCCTCGGCCATTGCGATGCCGTGGTGCTCTTCGTCGGGGCGGAATCGGCGGCAATGGTCCGGAACCTGCTGCCCGCGCTGCCGATGGTGCGCAAGGTGGTGGTGATGGAGCCGTGCGCCGAGCAAGGCGACTGGCAGTGCTACACCGGCTGGCGCGACGCGCAGCCGGATACGCCGCCCGCGCACCAGCCCGCCGCGCATGACGTGCTGCTGCAGCTGTACACATCCGGCACCACCGGCCGGCCCAAGGGCGCGATGCTCACGCACCGCAACCTGACCATCGGCACCGAAGTCAGCGAGCGCGAGAACGTGCGCTGGTCGCACTGGGTCGCCGACGATGTTTCGCTGGTGGCGATGCCGGTGGCGCATATCGGCGGCTCCGGCTGGGGCCTGCGCAACCTGCTGTCCGGTGCCAAGGGCGTGGTAGCGCGCGAGTTCGATCCGCGCGCGGTGCTCGACTTTATCGAGAAGGAACGCATCAGCAAGCTGTTCCTGGTGCCGGCCGCGATGCAGATCGTGCTGCGCGACCCGCGCGCGCGCCAGGTGGACTACTCGCGCCTGAAGTACCTGCTGTACGGCGCCGCGCCGATTCCGGCGGCGCTGCTGCGCGAGGGCATCGAGGTGTTCGGCTGCGGCTTCGTGCAGCAGTACGGCATGACCGAGACCACCGGCACCATCGTGGCGCTGCCGCCCGAGGACCACACCACCGAGGAAGTGCCGCGCATGCGTGCCGCGGGCAAGCCGCTGCCTGGCGTGGAGATCAAGGTGGTCGACTATGAAGGCCGCCAGCTCGCGCCCGGCGAGGTCGGCGAACTCGTGGTGCGCTCGCAGCACAACATGGCCGGCTACTGGAAGCAGCCCGAAGAGACCGCGCGCACCATCGACGCCGAAGGCTGGCTGCGCACCGGCGACGCGGGCTACATGGATGCCGACGGCTACCTGTACATCCATGACCGCGTCAAGGACATGATCATCAGCGGCGGCGAGAACGTCTATCCGGCCGAGGTTGAAAGCGCGATCTACGGCCACCCGCAAGTGGCGGACGTGGCGGTGATCGGCGTGCCCGACGAGAAGTGGGGCGAGGCGGTCAAGGCCATCGTCGTGCTCAAGCCCGGGCAGGCGCCGGACCAGGCCGGCATCATCGCGTGGACGCGCCAGCGGCTGGCGGGCTTCAAGGTGCCCAAGAGCATCGAGTTTGTCGAAGCGCTGCCGCGCAACCCATCGGGCAAACTGCTGCGGCGCAAGCTGCGCGAGCCGTTCTGGGAAGGGATGAACCGGCGGGTGAACTGA
- a CDS encoding SDR family oxidoreductase: MPEANTNNTLLAGRKVLVTGAARGLGLAFVKALAEAGATVAMADILAERLQQEADALRARGLKVVPVTLDLSDPASVQACAEAAVKALGGLDGLVNNAAVTDSGGRDAATIDIATWDRVMNVNVRGTWLMTTACLPALRASGRGAIVNLASDTPLWGAPNLLAYVASKSAIIGMTRSLARELGKDQITVNAVAPGLTLVEATEYVPQHRHDLYREQRAITREQLPDDVCGAVLFALSDLARFVTGQTLAVNGGFVMH; encoded by the coding sequence ATGCCTGAGGCAAACACCAACAACACCTTGCTGGCCGGGCGCAAGGTGCTGGTCACAGGCGCCGCGCGCGGACTGGGCCTGGCCTTCGTCAAGGCGCTGGCCGAAGCCGGCGCCACCGTGGCCATGGCCGACATCCTGGCCGAGCGCCTGCAGCAGGAAGCCGACGCCCTGCGCGCCCGCGGCCTGAAGGTGGTGCCGGTCACGCTGGACCTGTCCGATCCGGCCTCGGTGCAGGCTTGCGCCGAGGCCGCGGTCAAGGCGCTGGGCGGGCTCGACGGCCTGGTCAACAACGCCGCGGTGACGGATTCCGGCGGCCGTGACGCCGCCACCATCGACATCGCCACCTGGGACCGCGTGATGAACGTCAACGTGCGCGGCACCTGGCTGATGACCACCGCCTGCCTGCCGGCGCTGCGCGCCAGCGGCCGCGGCGCCATCGTCAACCTGGCTTCGGACACGCCGCTGTGGGGCGCGCCCAACCTGCTGGCCTACGTGGCGAGCAAGAGCGCCATCATCGGCATGACCCGGTCGCTGGCGCGTGAACTGGGCAAGGACCAGATCACGGTGAACGCCGTGGCCCCGGGCCTGACGCTGGTGGAAGCCACCGAATACGTGCCGCAGCACCGGCACGACCTGTACCGCGAGCAGCGCGCGATCACGCGCGAGCAACTGCCCGACGATGTTTGCGGCGCGGTGCTGTTTGCACTGTCCGACCTCGCCCGTTTCGTGACCGGCCAGACGCTGGCGGTCAACGGCGGCTTTGTCATGCATTGA
- a CDS encoding IclR family transcriptional regulator — protein MSSNPIPATPAANETPDKYIVPGLERGLRLLSEFSSKDRTMSAAELARRLKVPRSTVFRLLATLEMLGFVERADGGRDFRLGMAVLRLGFEYLASLELTELGRPLLERLRDEIGYPSNLVVRDGRSIVYVAKAVSPRPFASSVNVGTRLPAHATVLGRVLLEDLSLAELRTLYPETHLAVFSESTPRTVDELHEIVQRDRERGYVLQEGFFEASISTIAAPVRDRTGKVVAALGATIPAAHIDPAQLDAMVEKVRDTAGELSRLLDYRPSLHSSGAKVVNLYRE, from the coding sequence ATGAGCAGCAACCCCATCCCGGCCACGCCCGCCGCCAACGAGACCCCGGACAAGTACATCGTTCCGGGCCTGGAGCGCGGCCTGCGCCTGCTGAGCGAGTTCAGCAGCAAGGACCGCACCATGTCGGCAGCGGAACTGGCGCGCCGTCTGAAGGTGCCGCGCTCGACCGTGTTCCGCCTGCTGGCCACGCTGGAAATGCTGGGCTTTGTGGAACGCGCCGATGGCGGCCGGGATTTCCGGCTGGGCATGGCCGTGCTGCGCCTGGGGTTTGAATACCTGGCGTCGCTGGAGCTGACCGAGCTGGGCCGCCCGCTGCTGGAGCGGCTGCGCGACGAGATCGGCTACCCCAGCAACCTGGTGGTGCGCGACGGGCGTTCGATCGTCTACGTGGCCAAGGCGGTGTCGCCGCGGCCGTTTGCCAGCTCGGTCAACGTCGGCACGCGCCTGCCCGCGCATGCCACGGTGCTGGGGCGCGTGCTGCTGGAAGACCTGTCGCTGGCGGAGCTGCGCACGCTGTACCCGGAAACGCACCTTGCGGTGTTCTCCGAGAGCACGCCGCGCACGGTCGACGAGCTGCACGAGATCGTCCAGCGCGACCGCGAGCGAGGCTACGTGTTGCAGGAAGGCTTCTTCGAAGCCAGCATTTCGACCATTGCCGCGCCGGTGCGCGACCGCACCGGCAAGGTGGTGGCGGCGCTGGGCGCAACCATCCCCGCCGCGCATATCGATCCGGCGCAGCTGGATGCGATGGTGGAGAAGGTCAGGGATACCGCGGGCGAGCTGTCGCGCCTGCTCGACTACCGCCCGTCGCTGCACAGCAGCGGCGCCAAGGTGGTGAATCTGTATCGGGAGTGA
- a CDS encoding Bug family tripartite tricarboxylate transporter substrate binding protein — MKSVRRKVLATLAAATALVAATGGTALAQGAYPNKPITIVVAYPAGGDVDVLARMFAEKLAPRLKQSVVVENRTGAAGTIGSAYVARANPDGYTLLLAPNTVAIAPLVLKAGAGASYDVQHDFTPISQIGTQSLFVVVNKGTGITKVSDLVARAKAGKVETYATPGNGSPMHIMGELFNKSAGIKISQVPYRGLAPAIVDVIGGQVPVTYITYGAISQYVGNGSLVPLAVADQKRSPFAPNVPTLAELGYKDVEIGAWQALLGPKGMPADLVRTLNTHVNEILKMPDVVARMATIAVTPSGGEPAVLSKLIAADTARYTKVVKEFGIQAD; from the coding sequence ATGAAGTCCGTACGCCGCAAAGTACTCGCCACGCTGGCCGCCGCGACCGCCCTGGTCGCTGCCACCGGCGGCACCGCCCTGGCCCAGGGTGCGTACCCGAACAAGCCCATCACCATCGTTGTGGCCTACCCGGCCGGCGGCGACGTCGACGTGCTGGCGCGCATGTTCGCCGAAAAGCTCGCCCCGCGCCTGAAGCAGTCGGTGGTGGTGGAAAACCGCACCGGCGCCGCCGGCACCATCGGCAGCGCCTACGTGGCGCGCGCCAACCCGGACGGCTACACTCTGCTGCTGGCCCCCAACACCGTCGCCATCGCGCCGCTGGTGCTCAAGGCCGGCGCCGGCGCCAGCTATGACGTGCAGCACGATTTCACGCCCATCAGCCAGATCGGCACGCAGTCGCTGTTCGTGGTCGTCAACAAGGGCACCGGCATCACCAAGGTCAGCGACCTGGTGGCACGCGCCAAGGCCGGCAAGGTGGAAACCTATGCCACGCCCGGCAATGGCTCGCCGATGCACATCATGGGCGAACTGTTCAACAAGTCCGCCGGCATCAAGATCAGCCAGGTGCCCTACCGCGGCCTGGCGCCCGCCATCGTCGACGTGATCGGCGGGCAGGTGCCGGTGACCTACATCACCTACGGCGCGATCTCGCAGTACGTCGGCAACGGCAGCCTGGTGCCGCTGGCGGTGGCGGACCAGAAGCGCTCGCCGTTCGCGCCCAACGTGCCGACGCTGGCCGAGCTGGGCTACAAGGACGTGGAAATCGGCGCCTGGCAGGCCCTGCTCGGGCCCAAGGGCATGCCGGCCGACCTGGTGCGCACGCTCAACACGCACGTCAACGAGATCCTGAAGATGCCCGACGTGGTGGCGCGCATGGCCACCATCGCGGTCACGCCTTCGGGCGGCGAGCCCGCGGTGCTGTCAAAGCTGATCGCAGCCGACACGGCCCGCTATACCAAGGTGGTCAAGGAGTTCGGCATCCAGGCCGACTGA
- a CDS encoding porin has product MKLARIAAGLAAALPLLASAQSSVTLYGVIDTGVEYVSNVGANGNGLVRMPNLTATVPSRWGIRGTEDLGGGLKSIFVLESGFSPDSGTSNQGGRLFGRQALVGLTNQYGTLSFGRQYTMLFWATLDSDVLGPNVYGSGSLDSYLPNTRADNAVSYKANFNGFVVGATYSFGRDAVNAGPSPSGTNCAGENAADKKACREWSAMLGYDNKTWGVTAAYDSQRGGPGAFGGLTNSNLTDDRLSLGGYMLFQRAKIGAGWIRRDNEGSRTPISDLYYAGASYDITPAVNLAGQVYFLNYHGSDNQAMLYTLRAMYSFSKRTSVYATAGFINNGGQLAMSVSGGSPGSNPRPGENQWGSMIGIKHVF; this is encoded by the coding sequence ATGAAACTTGCACGAATTGCCGCAGGCCTGGCCGCGGCTCTCCCCCTGCTGGCCTCGGCACAATCTTCGGTCACCCTGTACGGGGTCATCGACACGGGCGTCGAGTATGTGAGCAATGTCGGCGCCAACGGCAACGGCCTGGTGCGCATGCCCAACCTGACCGCGACCGTGCCCTCGCGCTGGGGCATCCGCGGCACCGAAGACCTGGGCGGCGGCCTGAAGAGCATCTTCGTGCTGGAGTCGGGCTTCTCGCCGGATTCGGGCACCTCCAATCAGGGCGGCCGCCTGTTCGGGCGCCAGGCTCTGGTCGGGCTGACCAACCAGTACGGGACGCTGTCGTTCGGCCGGCAGTACACCATGCTGTTCTGGGCCACGCTCGACAGCGACGTCCTGGGGCCCAACGTGTACGGCTCGGGCTCGCTCGACAGCTACCTGCCCAATACGCGCGCCGACAACGCGGTGTCGTACAAGGCCAACTTCAACGGCTTCGTGGTGGGCGCCACCTACAGCTTCGGGCGCGACGCGGTCAACGCCGGCCCCAGCCCCTCGGGCACCAACTGCGCCGGCGAGAACGCCGCCGACAAGAAGGCGTGCCGCGAGTGGTCGGCCATGCTCGGCTACGACAACAAGACCTGGGGCGTCACCGCCGCGTATGACTCGCAGCGCGGCGGCCCGGGCGCCTTCGGTGGCCTGACCAACAGCAACCTGACCGACGACCGCCTGTCGCTGGGCGGCTACATGCTGTTCCAGCGCGCCAAGATCGGCGCCGGCTGGATCCGCCGCGACAACGAGGGCAGCCGCACGCCGATCAGCGACCTGTACTACGCCGGCGCGTCCTACGACATCACCCCCGCGGTCAACCTGGCGGGCCAGGTCTACTTCCTGAACTACCACGGCAGCGACAACCAGGCCATGCTCTATACGCTGCGCGCGATGTACAGCTTCAGCAAGCGCACCTCGGTGTACGCCACCGCCGGCTTTATCAACAACGGCGGCCAGCTGGCCATGTCAGTCAGCGGCGGCTCGCCTGGCTCGAACCCGCGCCCGGGCGAGAACCAGTGGGGCTCGATGATCGGCATCAAGCACGTTTTCTGA
- a CDS encoding alpha/beta fold hydrolase yields MEQNQPRKPTEPDRQLLEALDSGFAQRVVQVGAGGERVAYRCGGGTGPAVVLLHGISSGAASWLPCASLLAAHARVIAWDAPGYGDSSPLAQARPLASDYAQRLDGLLQALGVQPALIVGHSLGALMAAAYVANARQLPARLLLLSVAQGYGGAGREAQAREVARQRLEALESLGVDGLAQRGPARLLSEEADPGAQAWVRWNMQRLNPDGYRQAVAMLCGDDIHAYLAQRPDALPTQIACGSHDVVTTPPACGTLAERFGLPFSLIPDAGHACYIDQAAATARLIRSVLDDIT; encoded by the coding sequence ATGGAACAAAATCAGCCTCGCAAGCCAACTGAGCCAGACCGGCAGTTGCTGGAAGCCCTCGACAGCGGGTTTGCCCAGCGCGTGGTGCAGGTGGGCGCGGGCGGCGAGCGCGTGGCCTACCGCTGCGGCGGGGGCACTGGCCCGGCGGTCGTGCTGCTGCACGGCATCAGTTCCGGCGCGGCGTCGTGGCTGCCGTGCGCGAGCCTGCTGGCCGCGCACGCGCGGGTGATCGCCTGGGATGCGCCGGGCTATGGCGATTCGTCGCCGCTGGCGCAGGCGCGGCCATTGGCATCTGACTACGCGCAGCGGCTGGACGGACTGCTGCAGGCCCTGGGCGTGCAGCCGGCGCTGATCGTCGGGCATTCGCTGGGCGCGCTGATGGCGGCGGCCTATGTCGCCAACGCGCGCCAGCTGCCCGCGCGCCTGCTGTTGCTCAGCGTGGCGCAAGGCTACGGCGGCGCGGGAAGGGAAGCCCAGGCAAGGGAGGTTGCGCGCCAGCGGCTGGAGGCGCTGGAATCCCTGGGCGTCGATGGCCTGGCGCAACGCGGGCCGGCCCGGCTGCTGAGCGAAGAGGCCGACCCCGGCGCACAGGCATGGGTGCGCTGGAACATGCAACGGCTGAACCCGGACGGCTACCGGCAGGCGGTGGCGATGCTGTGCGGCGACGACATCCACGCCTACCTGGCGCAGCGCCCCGATGCCTTGCCCACGCAGATTGCCTGCGGCAGCCATGACGTGGTCACCACGCCGCCCGCCTGCGGCACGCTGGCCGAACGCTTCGGCCTGCCGTTCTCGCTGATCCCCGATGCCGGCCACGCCTGCTATATCGACCAGGCCGCCGCCACCGCGCGGCTGATCCGCTCGGTGCTGGACGACATCACCTGA
- a CDS encoding recombinase-like helix-turn-helix domain-containing protein: protein MESLTYNPNLVPWERPAPNNVAGKGHIEQPGKVANIVWQTRAAAPTAYENALGDALEAAFEGGAQNPQDIVRAFNDAGFLGVDGQRWTEERFLSEMRRLGA, encoded by the coding sequence ATGGAAAGCCTCACGTACAACCCGAACCTGGTGCCCTGGGAGCGTCCGGCGCCGAACAACGTGGCAGGCAAGGGCCATATCGAGCAACCCGGCAAGGTCGCCAACATCGTCTGGCAGACCCGCGCCGCCGCACCGACCGCCTATGAGAACGCGCTGGGCGATGCCCTGGAAGCCGCGTTCGAAGGCGGCGCGCAGAACCCGCAGGACATCGTGCGCGCCTTCAACGACGCCGGTTTCCTGGGCGTGGACGGCCAGCGCTGGACCGAAGAGCGCTTCCTGTCCGAAATGCGCCGGCTGGGTGCCTGA
- a CDS encoding SDR family oxidoreductase: MSMIELGGKVAVVTGGSSGIGLATVELLLEAGAAVAMCGRDESRLRSAEAQLREKFPGCRLYAATCDVLKPEQVAAFAAAVQATLGNVDMLVNNAGQGRVSTFANTEDAAWMEELQLKFFSVIHPTRAFLPQLEKSGQGAIVCVNSLLAQQPEPHMVATSAARAGVLNLVRSMATEFAPKGVRVNGILIGLVESGQWRRRFEARPEADRHLDWAAWTARLAQQKHIPLGRLGLPVEAARAILFLASPLSSYTTGSHFDISGGHSRHA, translated from the coding sequence ATGTCCATGATTGAACTCGGCGGCAAGGTTGCCGTCGTTACCGGCGGGTCCTCCGGCATCGGGCTGGCGACCGTCGAGCTGCTGCTCGAAGCGGGTGCCGCCGTGGCCATGTGCGGCCGCGACGAGAGCCGCCTGCGCAGCGCCGAGGCGCAGTTGCGCGAGAAATTCCCCGGATGCCGGCTCTATGCCGCCACCTGCGACGTGCTCAAGCCTGAACAGGTCGCCGCCTTTGCCGCTGCCGTGCAGGCCACGCTGGGCAACGTCGACATGCTGGTCAACAATGCCGGCCAGGGTCGGGTGTCGACCTTCGCCAACACCGAAGACGCTGCCTGGATGGAAGAGCTGCAGCTCAAGTTCTTCTCCGTGATCCACCCGACGCGCGCCTTCCTGCCGCAACTGGAGAAGTCAGGCCAGGGCGCCATCGTCTGCGTCAACTCGCTGCTGGCGCAGCAGCCGGAGCCGCACATGGTGGCGACCTCCGCCGCGCGTGCCGGCGTGCTCAACCTGGTGCGCTCGATGGCCACCGAGTTTGCGCCCAAGGGCGTCCGCGTCAACGGCATCCTGATCGGGCTGGTCGAATCGGGCCAGTGGCGCCGCCGCTTCGAGGCGCGCCCCGAAGCAGACCGCCACCTGGACTGGGCCGCATGGACCGCGCGCCTGGCCCAGCAGAAACATATTCCCCTTGGCCGCCTGGGCCTGCCGGTCGAGGCAGCCCGCGCCATCCTGTTCCTTGCCTCGCCGTTGTCTTCGTACACCACGGGCAGCCATTTCGATATCTCCGGAGGACACTCCCGTCATGCCTAA
- a CDS encoding thiamine pyrophosphate-binding protein yields the protein MPNQHQYEQQQVTVGCAITAFLEQCGVKAAFGVISIHNMPILDAMGERGKIRFVPARGEAGGTNMADAYARTTGGLGVCLTSTGTAAGNAAGAMVEALTAGTPMLHITGQIETPYLDQSLAYIHEAPDQLTMLKAVSKAAFRIRSADTAISTIKLAVQTALTAPTGPVSVEIPIDIQAALIDMPADLQPLPVPQHVPSAHALDALAERLVKAKRPLLWLGGGARHASKQVQRLLDLGFGVVTSTQGRGIVPEDDPRSLGAFNLHKPVENFYQTCDAMLVVGSRLRGNETLKYELKLPRPLLRIDADPAAEGRCYLSDYFVSGDAALALDALADRLEKRMQIDPAFAADLRRAHDTAVNSLVDGLGPYSALVQALQGAVGRSFNWVRDVTVSNSTWGNRHLRIFDSRAGVHALGGGIGQGLAMGIGAAIGAAATASGKKTFTLAGDGGFILNLGELATAVQERADMVIVLMNDKGYGVIKNIQDAQYGGRRHYVDLHTPDYATLAKSLSLRHARVSNLAEVDAALEAATAESGPFLLEIDMLSIGSFKTIFAGPPVNKDNEEPAREQTTVTA from the coding sequence ATGCCTAATCAACACCAGTACGAACAACAGCAGGTCACCGTCGGCTGCGCCATCACGGCGTTTCTCGAGCAGTGCGGCGTCAAGGCCGCCTTCGGCGTGATCTCGATCCACAATATGCCGATCCTCGATGCCATGGGCGAGCGCGGCAAGATCCGCTTCGTGCCGGCGCGCGGCGAAGCGGGCGGCACCAATATGGCCGACGCCTATGCCCGCACCACCGGCGGCCTGGGCGTATGCCTGACCAGCACCGGCACCGCCGCGGGCAACGCCGCCGGCGCCATGGTCGAAGCGCTGACCGCCGGCACGCCGATGCTGCACATCACCGGCCAGATCGAAACGCCGTACCTGGACCAGAGCCTCGCCTACATCCACGAAGCCCCGGACCAGCTCACCATGCTCAAGGCTGTGTCCAAGGCCGCCTTCCGCATCCGCAGTGCCGACACCGCCATCAGCACCATCAAGCTGGCCGTGCAGACCGCGCTGACGGCGCCGACCGGCCCGGTCAGCGTGGAGATCCCCATCGACATCCAGGCCGCGCTGATCGACATGCCGGCCGACCTGCAGCCGCTGCCGGTGCCGCAGCACGTGCCGTCGGCGCACGCGCTGGACGCGCTGGCCGAGCGCCTGGTCAAGGCCAAGCGCCCGCTGCTGTGGCTGGGCGGCGGTGCGCGCCACGCCAGCAAGCAGGTGCAGCGCCTGCTGGACCTGGGCTTCGGCGTGGTCACCAGCACGCAGGGCCGCGGCATTGTGCCGGAAGACGATCCCCGCTCGCTGGGTGCCTTCAACCTGCACAAGCCGGTCGAAAACTTCTACCAGACCTGCGATGCGATGCTGGTGGTGGGTTCGCGCCTGCGCGGCAATGAAACCCTGAAGTACGAACTGAAGCTGCCGCGCCCGCTGCTGCGCATCGACGCCGACCCAGCCGCCGAAGGCCGCTGCTACCTGAGCGACTACTTTGTCAGCGGCGACGCCGCGCTGGCGCTGGACGCCCTGGCGGATCGGCTCGAAAAGCGCATGCAGATCGATCCGGCCTTCGCCGCCGACCTGCGCCGCGCGCACGACACCGCCGTCAACAGCCTGGTCGACGGCCTGGGCCCGTACTCGGCGCTGGTGCAGGCGCTGCAGGGCGCGGTCGGCCGCAGCTTCAACTGGGTGCGCGACGTGACCGTGTCGAACAGCACCTGGGGCAACCGCCATCTGCGCATCTTCGATTCGCGTGCCGGCGTGCATGCGCTGGGCGGCGGCATCGGCCAGGGCCTGGCGATGGGCATCGGCGCCGCGATCGGTGCTGCGGCGACCGCTTCGGGCAAGAAGACGTTCACGCTGGCCGGCGACGGCGGCTTCATCCTGAACCTGGGCGAACTGGCCACCGCGGTGCAGGAACGCGCCGACATGGTGATCGTGCTGATGAACGACAAGGGCTACGGCGTGATCAAGAACATCCAGGACGCGCAGTACGGCGGCCGCCGCCACTACGTGGACCTGCATACGCCGGACTACGCCACGCTGGCAAAGTCGCTGTCGCTGCGCCATGCCCGCGTGAGCAACCTGGCCGAGGTCGACGCCGCGCTGGAAGCGGCCACGGCCGAGTCCGGCCCGTTCCTGCTTGAAATCGACATGCTGTCGATCGGTTCCTTCAAGACCATCTTTGCCGGCCCCCCGGTGAACAAGGACAACGAAGAGCCGGCGCGCGAACAAACCACTGTCACCGCCTGA